The Phyllopteryx taeniolatus isolate TA_2022b chromosome 14, UOR_Ptae_1.2, whole genome shotgun sequence genome has a window encoding:
- the LOC133488655 gene encoding ceramide synthase 2-like, with translation MELLPDVWRQDYWLPSGVTWEDMDQLAPWERPLPGDLLVAVPIALSFVVLRYVFERFCAPPIGRCLGVRNRLQVTATPSPKLESFYTKHSTRPTQSDIIYLMSLCGKSQREVETWFRLRRHQDKPCQTKKFGEAAWRFFFYLTAFVGGLACLMHTPWFWDLRECWRQYPVQPMQRLHYWYYMLELGFYGSLLLRISLDIKRKDFKEQVIHHLATVLLLSFSYCANYIRIGTLVMLLHDSADILLESAKMFNYGSGWRKVCDILFVVFTAVFFLTRLVIFPSKIIHTTLILSMETFQPFAGYYFFNIILMVLQGLHIFWAALILRMVPKFLTGKMEKDERSDEDSELEEDKEDVQGGDYCQTGCKDTQNYKLPPLSNNCVLNNLTNHRASIADRMRQDQSRF, from the exons ATGGAGCTGCTGCCTGACGTGTGGCGACAGGACTACTGGCTTCCTTCAGGTGTGACCTGGGAGGACATGGACCAGCTGGCCCCCTGGGAGCGCCCGCTCCCCGGAGACCTTCTCGTAGCAGTGCCCATCGCTTTGAGCTTTGTGGTCCTGCGTTATGTGTTTGAGCG GTTCTGTGCCCCACCCATTGGCAGATGTTTAGGGGTTAGGAATAGGTTGCAAGTGACTGCAACCCCCTCCCCTAAACTGGAGTCGTTTTACACAAAACACAGCACGCGGCCGACACAG AGTGACATCATTTATTTAATGTCGCTGTGCGGCAAAAGCCAGAGGGAGGTCGAGACCTGGTTCCGACTGCGGCGGCACCAGGACAAGCCGTGTCAAACCAAGAAGTTTGGCGAAGCGGC tTGGAGGTTCTTTTTCTATCTAACAGCCTTTGTGGGTGGGCTGGCCTGTTTGATGCAT ACCCCCTGGTTCTGGGACCTCAGGGAATGCTGGAGGCAATATCCAGTTcag CCCATGCAAAGACTTCATTACTGGTACTACATGCTGGAGCTTGGTTTTTACGGCTCCCTGCTTCTCCGAATCTCTCTAGACATCAAGAGGAAG GATTTTAAGGAACAAGTGATCCACCATTTGGCCACCGTGTTGCTGCTCAGTTTCTCCTATTGTGCCAACTACATTCGCATTGGCACTTTGGTCATGCTCCTCCATGACTCAGCTGATATCCTGCTAGAG TCTGCCAAGATGTTTAACTACGGCTCTGGCTGGAGGAAAGTGTGTGACATACTGTTTGTGGTTTTTACTGCAGTATTCTTTTTGACTCGATTGGTGATTTTTCCCAGCAA GATCATCCACACTACCCTAATACTATCCATGGAGACTTTCCAACCTTTTGCTGGCTACTACTTTTTCAACATCATCTTAATGGTGCTGCAAGGTCTTCACATCTTTTGGGCTGCTTTAATCTTAAGGATGGTCCCGAAATTCTTGACCGGAAAG ATGGAAAAAGATGAACGCAGCGATGAAGACAGTGAGCTGGAGGAAGATAAAGAAGACGTCCAAGGGGGAGATTATTGTCAAACGGGATGTAAAGACACCCAAAACTACAAACTACCCCCACTGAGTAACAACTGTGTCCTTAATAATCTCACCAACCACAGGGCTTCAATTGCTGATAGAATGCGTCAAGATCAGTCGAGATTTTAA
- the LOC133489187 gene encoding cortexin-1, with protein MSYTNYWVVDYDLSSPAPPSFARGPTVLQPMAGHPEQATALCFVGLLVLLLLFLLVRCVRILLDPYSSMPASSWTDHKEGLDRGQFDYALV; from the coding sequence ATGAGCTACACCAACTACTGGGTTGTGGACTACGACCTCTCCTCTCCGGCGCCGCCCAGCTTCGCCAGGGGTCCCACGGTGCTCCAGCCCATGGCGGGACACCCCGAGCAGGCCACGGCTTTGTGTTTCGTGGGCCTGCTGGTGCTCCTGCTGCTCTTCCTCTTGGTCCGCTGCGTGCGGATCCTGCTGGACCCCTACAGCAGCATGCCGGCGTCGTCGTGGACGGACCACAAGGAGGGTCTGGACAGAGGACAGTTTGATTATGCATTGGTGTGA